In Amycolatopsis jiangsuensis, the following proteins share a genomic window:
- a CDS encoding DeoR/GlpR family DNA-binding transcription regulator, which translates to MPSEKTVTHSRESRQQKLTDHVFHQGSATIGELVDLLNVSMMTVHRDIDELARRGLLRKYRGGVSAMPSTVFESNAEYRLNSNADAKRLIAMNAVEHVEPGMSVLLDDSTSALALARLLVDVTPLTVATNYLAALDVLKGVDELRLICIGGDYSHTHDSFLGMQSIEAIERLSVDIAFVSTSAMTTQMTFHQEPEIVMIKRTMLASARQKVLLMDSSKMPRTALHRLAPLDGYDLLIVDQDIDPHYADELRSHVTVEIAEDID; encoded by the coding sequence ATGCCGAGTGAGAAGACCGTTACGCACTCCCGGGAGAGCCGCCAGCAGAAGCTGACCGACCACGTGTTCCACCAGGGCTCGGCGACCATCGGCGAGCTGGTGGACCTGCTGAACGTCAGCATGATGACGGTGCACCGGGACATCGACGAACTGGCGCGGCGAGGCCTGCTCCGCAAGTACCGCGGCGGAGTCTCCGCCATGCCGTCCACCGTGTTCGAGAGCAACGCCGAGTACCGGCTGAACAGCAACGCGGACGCCAAGCGGCTGATCGCGATGAACGCGGTGGAGCATGTCGAACCCGGCATGTCCGTCCTGCTCGACGACTCCACCAGCGCACTCGCCCTCGCCCGGCTGCTGGTGGACGTGACCCCGCTGACCGTGGCCACCAATTACCTGGCCGCGCTCGACGTGCTCAAGGGCGTGGACGAGCTGCGGCTGATCTGCATCGGCGGCGACTACTCGCACACCCACGACTCGTTCCTCGGCATGCAGAGCATCGAGGCTATCGAACGGCTCTCGGTGGACATCGCGTTCGTCTCGACCTCGGCGATGACCACCCAGATGACGTTTCACCAGGAGCCCGAGATCGTGATGATCAAGCGGACGATGCTCGCCAGCGCGCGGCAGAAAGTGCTGCTGATGGACTCCAGCAAGATGCCGCGCACCGCGCTGCACCGGCTCGCTCCCCTCGACGGGTACGACCTGCTGATCGTGGACCAGGACATCGATCCGCACTACGCGGACGAGCTGCGCAGCCACGTCACGGTCGAGATCGCGGAGGACATCGACTGA
- a CDS encoding histidine phosphatase family protein, whose product MGTRLLLTRHGQTEWHAENRYAGSSEVALTAEGRRQADALAAYARRVKPDALFCSPQLRARHTAEPAARALDLSPEIVGDLRETHFGIAEGRTRDEVRRTDPGVVEHFLADPVAGAFPGSDDPVEAAARGARAIREIADRTTGTALVVAHNTLLRLTLCRLFGIPLSSYRTVFPRLDNAAVTEVEVTGDRTALVRFNLPVEQR is encoded by the coding sequence GTGGGAACACGGCTCCTGCTGACCAGGCACGGGCAGACCGAATGGCACGCGGAAAACCGTTACGCCGGAAGCAGCGAGGTGGCGCTGACAGCGGAGGGGCGGCGGCAGGCGGACGCATTGGCCGCGTACGCCCGTCGGGTGAAACCCGACGCGTTGTTCTGCTCACCGCAACTGCGCGCCCGGCACACCGCCGAACCGGCCGCGCGAGCTCTGGATCTAAGTCCGGAAATCGTCGGCGACCTGCGGGAAACCCATTTCGGGATCGCCGAGGGCCGAACCCGTGACGAGGTCCGACGGACCGACCCCGGAGTGGTCGAGCACTTCCTCGCGGACCCGGTCGCCGGCGCGTTCCCGGGGTCCGACGACCCGGTGGAGGCGGCCGCCCGCGGCGCACGGGCGATCCGCGAGATCGCGGACCGCACCACCGGAACAGCCCTGGTCGTCGCCCACAACACGCTGCTGCGGCTCACCCTGTGCCGGCTGTTCGGGATCCCGTTGTCGAGCTACCGCACCGTGTTTCCCCGGCTGGACAACGCCGCCGTCACCGAAGTGGAGGTGACCGGTGACCGAACTGCCCTGGTGCGCTTCAACCTTCCGGTGGAGCAGAGATAA
- a CDS encoding HAD family hydrolase: MTLSAVVFDLDGVLVESEHLWEENWAAFAARHQVVWTAEDTASVQGMSAPEWAGYLARRCGVPELAGQVERAVVDGMIDSIDDGQAPLLPGAGRMVREAGAKVPIALASSAARRVIDAVLEKHELTHEFAATVSSAEVARGKPSPDVYLEAATRLGKSGGECLAVEDSSNGIRAAAAAGLTVIALPNPAYPPKPDALELARAVAEDNDDVRRKLLAYLAGEPVAAKD, from the coding sequence ATGACACTCAGCGCGGTGGTGTTCGACCTCGACGGTGTCCTGGTCGAAAGTGAACACCTCTGGGAAGAGAATTGGGCCGCGTTCGCCGCTCGTCACCAGGTCGTGTGGACCGCGGAGGACACCGCCTCGGTGCAAGGAATGAGCGCGCCCGAGTGGGCCGGCTACCTCGCTCGCCGGTGCGGAGTGCCGGAACTCGCTGGTCAGGTGGAGCGTGCCGTCGTCGACGGCATGATCGACTCGATCGACGACGGGCAGGCGCCGCTGCTTCCGGGCGCCGGAAGAATGGTCCGCGAAGCCGGTGCGAAAGTCCCCATCGCACTGGCCTCCTCGGCAGCTCGCCGGGTCATCGACGCCGTGCTGGAGAAACACGAACTCACCCATGAGTTCGCCGCCACCGTGTCCAGCGCGGAAGTCGCACGGGGTAAACCGAGTCCGGATGTCTACCTCGAGGCGGCGACGCGGCTGGGCAAATCCGGTGGTGAGTGTCTCGCCGTCGAAGACTCCAGCAACGGGATTCGTGCCGCGGCGGCCGCCGGGCTCACCGTCATCGCACTACCGAACCCCGCTTATCCGCCGAAGCCGGATGCGCTGGAGCTGGCCCGCGCTGTGGCGGAGGACAACGACGATGTTCGCCGGAAGCTGCTGGCCTACCTGGCCGGCGAGCCCGTGGCCGCGAAGGACTGA
- a CDS encoding dihydroxyacetone kinase family protein, with protein sequence MTTLGSPETFKQQWLDGFVTAYGRTVRKVPDAYGVVRRAEPENPGKVAVVIGGGCGHYPAFAGLVGPGLADGAVVGDVFTSPSAEQVYRTARAADRGAGVLFGFGNYQGDVLHFGLAARRLAAEGVASRTILVTDDVASGPPSAPERRRGVAGDFLVFKIAGAAAERGYDLDAVHAVAAKANARTRTFGVAFGGCTLPGAGRPLFTVADEEMELGLGIHGEPGTRTVGRLSAAELADELVDGLLPELPEGDGRVVALLNGLGRTKYEEMFVTYTRVHERLAQAGVSPVHTEVGEFVTSLDMAGVSLSILVLDDELAELYADPCDTPGYRTSGVTLTTVEPESTVDGWSVDESPGTSVVDRVLTAGLRSIEEHEEELGRLDAVAADGDHGLGMTRGMRAAVAAARRAPDTVSGALLAAGTAFADAAGGASGALYGVLLAETGAGLNDLPAGEITTEVLADAVDGAVRAFTELGKAEPGDKTMLDAIEPFRITLREQVGGDVVQAWRKASAAAVTAADETAHLRPAKGRAARLAQRSEGHPDPGAVSFSLLVTAVGEELGKDEN encoded by the coding sequence ATGACCACCCTCGGTTCCCCGGAAACCTTCAAGCAGCAGTGGCTGGACGGGTTCGTCACCGCATACGGCCGCACGGTCCGCAAAGTGCCGGACGCGTACGGCGTCGTGCGCCGTGCGGAGCCGGAGAACCCGGGCAAGGTCGCCGTCGTGATCGGCGGTGGCTGCGGGCACTACCCGGCGTTCGCCGGACTCGTCGGGCCCGGGCTCGCCGACGGGGCCGTGGTCGGTGATGTGTTCACCAGCCCGAGCGCCGAACAGGTCTACCGCACCGCGCGGGCCGCGGACCGCGGCGCCGGAGTCCTGTTCGGCTTCGGCAACTACCAGGGCGATGTACTGCACTTCGGGCTCGCGGCGCGTCGGCTGGCCGCGGAAGGTGTTGCCAGCCGGACGATTCTGGTCACTGACGACGTCGCGAGTGGTCCGCCGAGCGCACCTGAGCGTCGTCGGGGGGTGGCGGGCGACTTCCTGGTCTTCAAGATCGCCGGTGCCGCCGCGGAGCGTGGCTACGACCTCGACGCGGTCCACGCGGTCGCGGCGAAAGCGAACGCTCGCACGCGCACGTTCGGTGTCGCGTTCGGCGGATGTACGTTGCCGGGTGCCGGGCGGCCGCTGTTCACCGTGGCGGACGAGGAGATGGAGCTGGGCCTCGGTATCCACGGGGAGCCCGGGACCCGCACCGTGGGCCGGCTGTCCGCCGCGGAGCTGGCCGACGAACTCGTCGACGGCCTGCTGCCCGAGCTGCCGGAGGGAGACGGCCGGGTGGTCGCGCTGCTCAACGGGCTCGGCCGCACCAAGTACGAGGAAATGTTCGTCACCTACACCCGGGTGCACGAACGGCTGGCGCAGGCCGGCGTGAGTCCGGTGCACACCGAGGTCGGCGAGTTCGTCACCTCGCTCGACATGGCCGGGGTGTCCCTTTCGATCCTCGTGCTCGACGACGAACTGGCGGAGCTGTACGCCGATCCGTGCGATACACCTGGTTACCGCACGTCCGGGGTCACGCTGACCACGGTCGAACCGGAGTCCACAGTAGATGGTTGGTCGGTGGACGAGAGTCCGGGCACGAGTGTGGTGGACCGGGTGCTCACTGCCGGGCTGCGGAGCATCGAGGAACACGAGGAGGAGCTGGGCCGGCTCGATGCCGTCGCGGCGGACGGTGATCACGGGCTGGGCATGACACGCGGTATGCGGGCAGCGGTCGCGGCAGCGCGGCGCGCGCCGGACACAGTGTCGGGCGCGTTGCTCGCCGCGGGTACCGCGTTCGCGGACGCCGCGGGAGGTGCTTCCGGCGCCCTTTACGGAGTGCTGCTGGCGGAAACCGGTGCCGGTCTGAACGACCTGCCTGCCGGCGAAATCACCACGGAGGTACTTGCCGACGCGGTCGATGGTGCGGTTCGTGCGTTTACCGAGCTGGGCAAGGCGGAGCCTGGGGACAAGACGATGCTCGACGCGATCGAGCCGTTCCGGATCACCTTGCGGGAGCAGGTCGGCGGGGACGTCGTCCAGGCCTGGCGGAAAGCCTCGGCCGCGGCGGTGACCGCGGCGGACGAGACCGCGCACCTGCGTCCGGCGAAGGGGCGTGCGGCTCGGCTGGCGCAGCGGAGCGAAGGTCATCCGGATCCGGGTGCGGTGTCGTTCTCGTTGCTGGTCACGGCCGTCGGTGAGGAACTGGGAAAGGATGAGAACTGA
- a CDS encoding ribose-5-phosphate isomerase, translating into MRIVVAADSAGVELKNQLRDLLRDDERVAEVTDLGVPDAGDDRAYPLLGLAAAEAIARGEADRGVLVCGTGIGMAISANKVPGVRATVAHDSYSAERSITSNDCQVITFGARAVGPEVAKKIVAEWVGYRFDPESASATKVAHITEYENAH; encoded by the coding sequence ATGCGGATCGTGGTTGCGGCGGACAGTGCCGGCGTCGAGCTGAAGAACCAGCTGCGCGACCTGCTGCGGGACGACGAGCGGGTGGCCGAGGTCACCGACCTCGGTGTGCCCGATGCCGGGGACGACCGCGCGTATCCCTTGCTGGGGCTCGCCGCGGCGGAGGCGATCGCTCGTGGTGAGGCTGACCGCGGGGTGCTGGTGTGCGGTACCGGCATCGGCATGGCGATCTCGGCGAACAAGGTGCCGGGTGTACGTGCGACCGTCGCGCACGACTCCTACTCCGCCGAGCGGTCGATCACATCGAACGACTGCCAGGTGATCACCTTCGGCGCCCGTGCGGTCGGCCCGGAGGTGGCGAAGAAGATCGTCGCCGAATGGGTCGGCTACCGATTCGATCCCGAATCGGCCAGCGCGACCAAGGTCGCGCACATCACCGAGTACGAGAACGCCCACTGA